The following are encoded in a window of Acidimicrobiales bacterium genomic DNA:
- a CDS encoding iron ABC transporter permease, with amino-acid sequence MLVLLGLLVAAGAALPLTYLVLQVSEVGLGRALDIATSDRALELLRDTTFLAVAVTAAAVAIAVPLAWLTARTDLPLRRAWVVITALPLAIPTYVGGYTFVSALGPRGLVQGWLEPLGVERLPSIYGFWGAWLVLTLFTYPYVLITVRAALRRMDPSIEEASRTLGHGRLSTFVRVVLPQLRPSIAAGALLVALYTLSDFGAVSLLRFDSFTRVIFVRYRASLDMSTVAVYGLMLVILTIVVLMVDQRTRGSEHFHRLHGSGARRISSIELGRWRCVAVAACVALVVVALVLPLGIIGYWLVRGLSAGEPLRLTTELMFNSVRASLLGAVVATAAAWPVAALSVRRPGQLARGVERLSWSGYALPGVVVALSLVFFGARVATPFYQTLWMLTFAYVVLFLPQAIGALRTSMLQVTPSLEEASRLLGAGPLETFRRIALPLTRPGLAAGASLVFLTCMKELPATLLLAPTGYPTLATQVYNATVEAFFARAAAPALALVLLSALPMAVLVIRESDSE; translated from the coding sequence GTGCTGGTGCTACTCGGCCTGCTGGTCGCGGCCGGTGCGGCGCTCCCGCTCACCTATCTCGTCCTCCAGGTCTCCGAGGTCGGGCTCGGGCGAGCCCTCGACATCGCCACGTCGGACCGGGCCCTGGAGCTGTTGCGCGACACCACGTTCCTCGCCGTCGCCGTCACCGCCGCCGCCGTCGCCATCGCGGTGCCGCTCGCCTGGCTCACCGCGCGCACCGACCTTCCCCTGCGCAGGGCGTGGGTCGTGATCACCGCGCTGCCGCTGGCCATCCCCACCTATGTCGGTGGCTACACCTTTGTCAGCGCGCTGGGGCCCCGCGGTCTGGTCCAGGGCTGGCTGGAGCCGTTGGGGGTCGAGCGTCTGCCGTCGATCTACGGGTTCTGGGGTGCCTGGCTGGTGCTCACCCTGTTCACCTACCCGTACGTGCTCATCACGGTGAGGGCCGCGCTCCGGCGCATGGATCCCAGCATCGAAGAGGCCAGCCGCACGCTCGGCCACGGTCGGCTCAGCACCTTCGTGAGGGTCGTGCTTCCCCAGCTCCGCCCCTCGATCGCCGCCGGGGCGCTGCTGGTCGCGTTGTACACGCTCAGCGATTTCGGTGCGGTCTCGCTACTCCGTTTCGACTCGTTCACCCGTGTCATCTTCGTCCGGTACCGGGCGTCGCTCGACATGTCCACCGTCGCTGTCTACGGCCTCATGCTCGTGATCCTCACCATCGTGGTGCTGATGGTCGACCAGCGCACGAGGGGCAGCGAGCACTTCCACCGCCTCCACGGAAGCGGTGCCCGGCGCATCTCGTCCATCGAGCTCGGCCGGTGGAGGTGCGTGGCCGTCGCCGCCTGCGTGGCCCTGGTGGTCGTCGCCCTCGTCCTGCCGCTCGGGATCATCGGCTACTGGCTGGTTCGGGGGCTCAGCGCGGGCGAGCCGCTGCGGCTCACCACCGAGCTGATGTTCAACAGCGTGAGGGCATCGCTGCTCGGTGCCGTGGTGGCCACCGCCGCGGCGTGGCCGGTGGCCGCGCTCTCGGTCCGCCGGCCCGGCCAGCTCGCCAGGGGGGTCGAACGCCTGTCGTGGTCCGGGTACGCCCTGCCGGGGGTCGTGGTGGCCCTGTCGCTGGTCTTCTTCGGCGCCCGGGTCGCCACGCCCTTCTACCAGACGCTGTGGATGCTCACCTTCGCCTATGTCGTCCTCTTCCTCCCGCAGGCCATCGGCGCACTGCGGACCTCGATGCTGCAGGTCACGCCGTCGCTCGAGGAGGCCTCGCGGCTGCTCGGTGCCGGCCCGCTGGAGACGTTCCGACGCATCGCCCTGCCCCTGACCCGACCCGGTCTTGCGGCTGGCGCGTCCCTGGTGTTCCTCACCTGCATGAAGGAGCTGCCGGCCACGCTCCTGCTGGCACCGACGGGATATCCCACCCTGGCCACCCAGGTGTACAACGCCACCGTCGAGGCGTTCTTCGCCCGAGCGGCCGCACCGGCACTGGCGCTGGTCCTGCTCTCGGCGCTGCCCATGGCGGTCCTGGTCATCCGCGAGTCCGACAGCGAGTGA
- a CDS encoding iron ABC transporter substrate-binding protein produces MSRFLKLIALLTVVALLGAACGDDDDGGDDGSDDAAGTTTSTAPTDEGGDDDGDDEASGTLVVYSGRSEELVGPVLEMFTDETGIDVDVRYGDTAEMAGLIITEGGNSPADLYYGQDAGALGALASEGRLAELPDDVLAQVPESLRSTQGQWIGLSGRARVVVYNTEMLDESDLPDSILDFTDEEWAGRVGWAPTNGSFQAFVTALRVLEGEDGARDWLSGMVANDAQEYTNNTATVEAVAAGEVEVGFVNHYYLYRFLAEDADYPAANKFYSGGDPGALINVAGAGIVDTSDQQDLALELIEFLLSEQAQEYFAQETYEIPVVDGVEPAAELPDLDSLTLPDIDLDRLEDLEGTLELLTEVGAL; encoded by the coding sequence ATGTCCAGGTTTCTCAAGCTGATCGCCCTACTCACCGTCGTCGCCCTCCTCGGAGCGGCATGCGGCGATGACGACGACGGAGGCGACGACGGCAGCGATGACGCCGCCGGCACCACGACTTCGACGGCACCCACCGATGAGGGTGGTGACGACGACGGGGACGACGAGGCGTCGGGCACCCTGGTCGTCTACTCCGGACGCAGCGAGGAGCTGGTCGGTCCGGTGCTCGAGATGTTCACCGACGAGACCGGCATCGACGTCGACGTCCGCTACGGCGACACCGCCGAGATGGCCGGGCTGATCATCACCGAGGGTGGCAACTCTCCCGCCGACCTGTACTACGGCCAGGACGCCGGAGCCCTCGGTGCGCTGGCCTCCGAGGGTCGTCTGGCCGAGCTCCCCGACGACGTCCTCGCCCAGGTCCCCGAGTCGCTGCGCTCCACCCAGGGCCAGTGGATCGGGCTCTCGGGTCGGGCCCGGGTCGTGGTCTACAACACCGAGATGCTCGATGAGAGCGACCTCCCGGATTCGATCCTCGACTTCACCGACGAGGAGTGGGCCGGCCGGGTCGGGTGGGCCCCCACCAACGGCTCCTTCCAGGCCTTCGTGACCGCGCTGCGGGTCCTCGAGGGCGAGGACGGCGCTCGCGACTGGTTGTCCGGCATGGTCGCCAACGACGCGCAGGAGTACACGAACAACACCGCGACCGTCGAGGCCGTCGCCGCCGGCGAGGTCGAGGTCGGGTTCGTCAACCACTACTACCTGTACCGGTTCCTGGCTGAGGACGCCGACTACCCTGCGGCCAACAAGTTCTACTCCGGTGGTGACCCCGGGGCCCTGATCAACGTGGCCGGTGCGGGCATCGTCGACACCAGCGACCAGCAGGACCTCGCGCTGGAGCTCATCGAGTTCCTCCTGTCCGAGCAGGCCCAGGAGTACTTCGCTCAGGAGACCTACGAGATCCCCGTGGTCGATGGGGTGGAACCCGCGGCCGAGCTGCCCGATCTCGACTCGCTGACGCTCCCCGACATCGACCTCGACCGGCTCGAGGATCTCGAGGGCACGTTGGAACTCCTGACCGAAGTCGGAGCACTCTAG
- a CDS encoding HAD-IB family hydrolase, with amino-acid sequence MARAAAVFDLDRTLLVGASGPTITSALRDQGLIGDRSVPGEGVIYRIFDLIGETRPSMMLTRQAAKASAGWSRDAVRAAGAVAAEVLAEAVPPFAHQVIEHHRGEGRLLVMATTTPHDLIEPLAERLGFDAVVATRYRASEGRYVGEIDGEFVWGKGKLAAVRAWADEADVDLAESYAYSDSFYDLPLLNAAGRPHAVNPDPRLRVYAVARRWPVLYFDVPPGVPKFAGVEPQRLMLPFARPELIPYARFDIAGTEHIPESGPAVIVGNHRSYFDPIAIAFAMAKRGRPVRFLGKKEVFDAPLVGQLARALGGIRVERGSGSDEPLEAAASALAGGELVAVLPQGTIPRGREFFDPVLKGRWGAARLAAMSGAPVVPLGLWGTERVWPRSSRLPNVLNITSPPTVRIRVGEPIQLGRSDPDADTRAMMDAIVALLPDEARVWREPSADELARTFPPGHGAADGG; translated from the coding sequence ATGGCACGCGCGGCAGCAGTCTTCGATCTCGACCGCACCCTGCTGGTCGGCGCCAGCGGGCCCACCATCACCAGTGCGTTGCGCGATCAGGGCCTCATCGGCGACCGATCGGTCCCCGGCGAGGGGGTGATCTATCGCATCTTCGACCTGATCGGCGAGACCAGGCCGAGCATGATGCTCACCCGCCAGGCGGCCAAGGCATCGGCGGGATGGAGCCGCGACGCGGTCAGGGCCGCGGGCGCGGTCGCCGCCGAGGTCCTCGCCGAGGCGGTGCCCCCCTTCGCCCACCAGGTGATCGAACACCACCGCGGTGAAGGTCGGCTGCTGGTGATGGCCACGACGACCCCTCACGACCTGATCGAGCCGTTGGCCGAACGTCTGGGGTTCGATGCCGTCGTCGCCACCCGCTACCGAGCATCCGAGGGTCGATACGTCGGCGAGATCGACGGAGAGTTCGTCTGGGGCAAGGGGAAGCTGGCGGCGGTCCGGGCGTGGGCCGACGAGGCGGACGTCGACCTGGCCGAGAGCTACGCCTACTCCGACAGCTTCTATGACCTGCCACTGCTCAACGCCGCCGGCCGACCACATGCGGTCAACCCCGATCCGCGACTTCGCGTGTACGCCGTCGCCAGGCGGTGGCCGGTGCTCTACTTCGACGTGCCACCCGGGGTGCCCAAGTTCGCCGGCGTCGAGCCACAGCGGCTGATGTTGCCCTTCGCCCGACCCGAGCTGATCCCCTATGCCCGCTTCGACATCGCGGGCACCGAGCACATCCCCGAGTCGGGACCGGCCGTCATCGTTGGCAACCACCGCAGCTACTTCGATCCCATCGCCATCGCGTTCGCCATGGCCAAACGGGGGAGGCCCGTGCGGTTCCTGGGCAAGAAGGAGGTGTTCGACGCCCCGCTGGTCGGTCAGCTGGCGCGAGCGCTCGGGGGGATCCGGGTCGAGCGGGGATCCGGGTCCGACGAGCCGCTCGAAGCAGCCGCATCGGCGCTGGCCGGTGGCGAGCTGGTCGCGGTCCTGCCCCAGGGCACCATCCCCCGCGGTCGCGAGTTCTTCGATCCGGTGCTCAAGGGCCGGTGGGGAGCCGCCCGCCTGGCCGCGATGTCGGGAGCGCCGGTCGTGCCGCTCGGCCTGTGGGGCACCGAACGGGTGTGGCCGCGGTCGTCGCGGCTTCCGAACGTGTTGAACATCACCAGCCCGCCCACGGTGCGGATACGGGTGGGCGAGCCCATCCAACTGGGGCGGTCGGATCCAGATGCCGACACCAGGGCGATGATGGACGCCATCGTCGCTCTGCTGCCCGACGAGGCTCGAGTGTGGCGCGAGCCCAGCGCCGACGAGCTGGCACGCACCTTCCCGCCGGGCCACGGTGCCGCGGACGGTGGCTGA
- a CDS encoding LysR family transcriptional regulator: MDLRQLAALIAVADHGTFSAAARALHTVQSNVSTHVARLEDELGAILVDRRTGGLTDEGTAVVERGRRVQAELEAMAVDVASMGEVIAGTARVGVIGTVGRWLVPRLVDVIHRDHPLVRPVILDAVTTSLVPQVLDGLIDFALINLPLDVPGVVVEPLFKEDRVLVAPASHPLAARERIALADAAGHDLLLAPPGTAFRDELDRVADQLGVKLRAQAEVDGMRLLASLAFQGFGAAIIPSGAAPSYVGGDWTIVAIDDLPPRTVGLVRRSRTLLSMPAQVVRDGVLGVVADQLARRSGIQSVDGGPVPALDPG; the protein is encoded by the coding sequence ATGGACCTCCGACAGCTTGCCGCCCTCATCGCCGTGGCCGACCACGGGACCTTCTCGGCGGCGGCCCGCGCCCTGCACACCGTGCAGTCCAACGTCTCCACCCACGTCGCCCGGCTCGAGGATGAGTTGGGGGCGATCCTCGTCGACCGCCGCACCGGTGGTCTCACCGACGAGGGCACCGCGGTGGTCGAACGCGGCCGACGCGTGCAGGCCGAGCTGGAGGCCATGGCCGTCGACGTCGCCTCGATGGGAGAGGTCATCGCGGGTACCGCGCGCGTCGGTGTCATCGGCACGGTCGGACGGTGGCTCGTCCCGCGGCTGGTCGACGTCATCCACCGCGATCACCCGTTGGTGCGCCCGGTGATCCTCGACGCGGTGACCACGTCACTGGTGCCCCAGGTGCTCGACGGGCTGATCGACTTCGCTCTCATCAACCTGCCGCTCGACGTGCCCGGTGTGGTCGTCGAACCGCTCTTCAAGGAGGACCGCGTCCTCGTGGCGCCCGCGAGCCACCCCTTGGCGGCCCGCGAGCGGATCGCGCTCGCCGACGCCGCCGGGCACGACCTCCTGCTGGCGCCGCCGGGCACCGCCTTCCGTGACGAGCTCGACCGGGTGGCCGATCAGCTCGGTGTGAAGCTGCGGGCCCAGGCCGAGGTGGACGGCATGCGGCTCCTCGCCTCGCTCGCGTTCCAGGGGTTCGGGGCCGCGATCATCCCGTCGGGTGCTGCGCCCAGCTACGTCGGTGGCGACTGGACCATCGTGGCGATCGACGATCTCCCACCTCGCACCGTGGGCCTGGTGCGACGCAGCCGGACCTTGCTGTCGATGCCGGCCCAGGTCGTGCGCGACGGCGTGCTGGGTGTCGTGGCCGACCAGCTGGCGAGGCGAAGCGGGATCCAGTCGGTCGACGGCGGTCCGGTACCCGCCCTCGACCCGGGTTGA
- a CDS encoding carboxyl transferase domain-containing protein encodes MTVSLPLRARTPGNISAHVSELAGRPVVLVESDAGIRRGALRPADGQDIEFAARAAREAKVPLVLLLASSGADINEGVAALHGWGRAAREVVAASGIVPVLAAATGPAVSGPALLLGLSDHVVMTESAYAFMSGPAMVREFTGVPITTAALGGPAAHARSSGLASLLVADREAALDAIGDLLSYLPSNNDELPPSWPGDDPPDRPTPEAATIIPSTSTGSYDVRDVIRSLVDDHELLELREGWAPNLVTALATIDGRPVGIVANQPQYLAGTLDILASQKGARFVAFCDAFNLPIITMIDTSGFYPGKDLEWRGMIRKGAQLAFAYARATVPRIALVMRKSYGGAYIVMDSKYMGNDLMLAWPTAEIAVMGARQAGEILYRRETPERRAELERDYEERLLNPYAAAERGSIDTVIEPAETRREIASALSVLESKREKVVGRRHDNHPL; translated from the coding sequence GTGACCGTCTCGCTTCCCCTGCGCGCCCGAACGCCCGGCAACATCTCCGCCCACGTCTCGGAGCTGGCGGGACGTCCCGTGGTGCTGGTCGAGTCCGACGCCGGCATCCGCCGTGGCGCGCTGCGTCCGGCCGACGGACAAGACATCGAGTTCGCGGCCAGGGCGGCGCGCGAGGCCAAGGTCCCGCTGGTGCTGCTGCTGGCATCGAGCGGCGCCGACATCAACGAGGGCGTGGCCGCGCTGCACGGATGGGGGCGAGCCGCCCGTGAGGTGGTTGCCGCCTCGGGCATCGTGCCGGTGCTCGCCGCCGCGACCGGCCCCGCGGTGTCGGGCCCCGCCTTGCTCCTTGGACTCAGCGACCACGTGGTGATGACCGAGTCGGCCTATGCCTTCATGAGCGGTCCGGCCATGGTCCGCGAGTTCACCGGGGTGCCGATCACCACCGCCGCCCTCGGCGGACCCGCCGCCCATGCGCGCTCGAGCGGTCTGGCTTCGCTGCTCGTCGCCGATCGGGAGGCCGCCCTGGATGCCATCGGCGACCTGCTCTCGTACCTCCCGTCCAACAACGACGAGCTCCCGCCGTCGTGGCCGGGCGACGATCCCCCCGACCGGCCCACCCCCGAAGCGGCCACCATCATCCCGTCGACCTCGACGGGCAGCTACGACGTGCGCGACGTGATCCGGAGCCTGGTCGACGATCACGAGCTGCTGGAGCTACGGGAGGGCTGGGCCCCCAACCTCGTCACCGCGTTGGCGACGATCGACGGCCGTCCCGTCGGCATCGTCGCCAACCAGCCGCAATACCTCGCCGGCACCCTCGACATCCTCGCGTCGCAGAAGGGTGCCCGTTTCGTCGCCTTCTGCGACGCGTTCAACCTCCCCATCATCACCATGATCGACACCTCCGGCTTCTACCCGGGCAAGGATCTCGAGTGGCGGGGCATGATCCGCAAGGGCGCCCAACTGGCGTTCGCCTATGCCCGGGCGACGGTCCCCCGCATCGCCCTCGTGATGCGCAAGTCCTACGGCGGCGCCTACATCGTCATGGACTCCAAGTACATGGGCAACGACCTGATGCTGGCCTGGCCGACCGCGGAGATCGCCGTCATGGGCGCGCGCCAGGCCGGCGAGATCCTCTACCGCCGGGAGACCCCCGAACGGCGGGCCGAGCTCGAGCGCGACTACGAGGAACGGCTGCTGAACCCCTACGCCGCCGCCGAGCGGGGCTCGATCGACACGGTGATCGAGCCCGCGGAGACGAGGCGAGAGATCGCCTCCGCCCTCTCGGTGCTGGAATCGAAACGCGAGAAGGTGGTCGGGCGTCGCCACGACAACCATCCGCTCTGA
- a CDS encoding citrate synthase — MAESVTITDNRTGESIEIPIENGGIDAGQFQKLLPGTWFFDPSFSATAGAASAITDLDGEAGILRYRGYPIEQLAQQSTFLEVAYLLVHGELPSAAQYDTWQHEITHHTFIHENVRKRFMEGFHHDAHPMGILVSAIAALSTFYPEAKNIDDPDVRMKQIVRLIAKMPTLAAGAHRFSVGMPFVYPDNDLDFPSNFLSMMWKIAEPHYEADPVLSRALDVLFILHADHEQNCSTTAMRTVGSSHADPYSATAAASAALYGPRHGGANEAVIRMLNDIGSYENVEDYVKGVKAGEQRLQGFGHRVYKSYDPRAKIIKETADAVFEVTGKNPLLDIALKLEEVALSDDYFTSRKLYPNVDFYSGLIYQSMGFPLTMFTVLFAIPRTAGWLAHWLESLQQNSRIVRPRQLYTGTDVREYVPIDQR; from the coding sequence GTGGCTGAGTCAGTAACGATCACCGACAACCGCACGGGCGAGTCGATCGAGATCCCGATCGAGAACGGCGGCATCGACGCCGGACAGTTCCAGAAGCTGCTACCGGGCACCTGGTTCTTCGACCCCTCGTTCAGCGCGACCGCAGGCGCGGCCAGCGCCATCACCGACCTCGACGGCGAAGCCGGCATCCTGCGCTACCGCGGCTACCCCATCGAACAGCTCGCCCAGCAGTCGACCTTCCTCGAGGTCGCCTACCTCCTCGTCCACGGCGAGCTCCCCTCCGCTGCGCAGTACGACACCTGGCAGCACGAGATCACCCATCACACGTTCATCCACGAGAACGTCCGCAAGCGGTTCATGGAGGGCTTCCACCACGACGCCCACCCCATGGGCATCCTGGTCTCGGCCATCGCCGCCCTCTCCACCTTCTACCCCGAGGCCAAGAACATCGACGATCCCGATGTGCGCATGAAACAGATCGTGCGGCTCATCGCCAAGATGCCGACCCTGGCCGCCGGCGCCCACCGCTTCAGCGTCGGGATGCCCTTCGTCTACCCCGACAACGACCTCGACTTCCCCTCCAACTTCTTGTCGATGATGTGGAAGATCGCCGAACCTCACTACGAGGCCGATCCGGTTCTCAGCCGGGCACTCGACGTGCTGTTCATCCTCCACGCCGACCACGAGCAGAACTGCTCGACCACCGCGATGCGCACCGTCGGCAGCAGCCACGCCGACCCCTACTCCGCCACCGCCGCCGCCTCCGCCGCGCTGTACGGGCCCCGCCACGGCGGAGCCAACGAGGCCGTCATCCGGATGCTCAACGACATCGGCTCCTACGAGAACGTCGAGGACTACGTCAAGGGCGTCAAAGCCGGCGAGCAGCGTCTCCAGGGCTTCGGTCACCGCGTCTACAAGAGCTATGACCCCCGGGCCAAGATCATCAAGGAGACCGCCGACGCCGTCTTCGAGGTCACGGGCAAGAACCCGCTGCTCGACATCGCCCTCAAGCTCGAAGAGGTGGCGCTCTCCGACGACTACTTCACCAGCCGCAAGCTCTACCCCAACGTCGACTTCTACTCGGGCCTGATCTACCAGTCCATGGGCTTCCCGCTCACCATGTTCACGGTGCTCTTCGCCATCCCCCGCACCGCCGGATGGCTGGCCCACTGGCTCGAGTCGCTCCAGCAGAACAGCCGCATCGTGCGACCCCGCCAGCTCTACACCGGCACCGACGTCCGCGAGTACGTCCCGATCGACCAGCGCTGA
- a CDS encoding FkbM family methyltransferase: MTAPPAATSRARLKSKVVDLLPDPVVFRLLPLIYRRQEPELSRLAEMVPAGRNAIDVGGWLGPWTRELSRRVPHVTCIEPQPDLAAFLRKVVPANVTVIEAAVSDAPGRAQLCLPERRHGANALASLHGDPARAAIVHDVEVIRLDDLDVVDVGFIKIDVEGHERAVIDGASTLIRRDRPRLLMEAEQRHLDEPLTKLFARVIDEGYEGWFLHRGRWHPLSEFDVQRHQLDHLDDLVGPDYVNNVLFIPTGAEPSDEAPR; encoded by the coding sequence GTGACCGCTCCACCGGCGGCCACCAGCCGAGCGCGGCTCAAGTCCAAGGTCGTCGACCTGTTGCCCGATCCGGTCGTGTTCCGCCTGCTGCCGCTGATCTACCGCCGCCAGGAGCCCGAGCTGTCGCGACTGGCCGAGATGGTGCCGGCGGGCCGCAACGCCATCGACGTCGGTGGCTGGCTCGGACCGTGGACCAGGGAGCTGTCGCGGCGGGTCCCCCACGTGACCTGCATCGAGCCCCAACCCGACCTCGCGGCCTTCCTCCGCAAGGTGGTGCCGGCCAACGTGACCGTCATCGAGGCTGCCGTGTCCGATGCGCCTGGTCGGGCCCAGCTCTGCCTCCCCGAGCGACGTCACGGGGCCAACGCGCTCGCGTCCCTGCACGGTGACCCCGCCCGAGCCGCGATCGTCCACGACGTCGAGGTGATCCGCCTCGACGATCTCGACGTGGTCGATGTCGGCTTCATCAAGATCGACGTCGAAGGACACGAGCGAGCCGTCATCGACGGCGCCTCGACCCTGATCCGCCGTGACCGGCCACGTCTGCTCATGGAAGCCGAGCAGCGCCATCTCGACGAACCCCTGACCAAGCTGTTCGCTCGGGTCATCGACGAGGGCTATGAGGGATGGTTCCTTCACCGGGGCCGGTGGCACCCGTTGTCCGAGTTCGACGTCCAACGCCACCAGCTCGATCACCTCGACGACCTGGTCGGTCCCGACTACGTGAACAACGTGCTGTTCATCCCCACCGGTGCCGAACCCTCCGATGAGGCGCCCCGCTAG
- a CDS encoding NAD(P)H-quinone oxidoreductase, with the protein MRAVVLTEHGEPDVLTVAEVADPVPGPDEVLVDVAATALNRADLLQRRGRYPGPPMDHEIPGMELAGRVAAVGSRARAWAVGDAVMGIVGGGAYAERIAVHERQLMPVPSTVDLADAAAIPEVFITAWDALVRQGGLTAGRVALVHAGASGVGTAAIQIAKAIGASIIVTASTGKLEACRALGADRVVDYTADDFVEAAKDLTGGRGVDVVLDVVGGEYLARNIDALTVGGRIIQVGVMGDPSATFPLGALLPKRASLIGTVLRSRPIEEKISVTQHFAREMLPLFESRALVPVIDSRFSLERIADAHRHMESNANVGKIVVEL; encoded by the coding sequence ATGCGCGCGGTGGTGCTGACCGAGCACGGCGAACCCGATGTCCTCACCGTCGCCGAGGTCGCCGACCCCGTCCCCGGGCCCGACGAGGTGCTGGTCGATGTCGCTGCCACTGCCCTGAACCGGGCCGACCTGTTGCAGCGAAGAGGGCGCTACCCGGGGCCGCCGATGGACCACGAGATCCCGGGCATGGAGCTGGCCGGGCGGGTCGCGGCGGTCGGGTCACGAGCCAGGGCCTGGGCGGTCGGCGATGCCGTCATGGGCATCGTCGGTGGTGGCGCCTATGCCGAACGGATCGCCGTCCACGAGCGTCAGCTGATGCCGGTGCCCTCCACCGTCGATCTCGCCGACGCCGCCGCCATTCCCGAGGTGTTCATCACGGCATGGGACGCGCTGGTGCGCCAGGGTGGTCTCACCGCTGGTCGGGTGGCACTGGTTCATGCCGGAGCCTCGGGGGTCGGCACTGCCGCCATCCAGATCGCCAAGGCCATCGGTGCCTCCATCATCGTCACCGCCAGCACCGGCAAGCTCGAGGCCTGCCGCGCCCTGGGCGCCGACCGGGTGGTCGACTACACCGCCGACGACTTCGTCGAGGCGGCGAAGGATCTCACCGGGGGCCGCGGCGTCGACGTGGTCCTCGACGTCGTCGGGGGCGAGTACCTCGCCCGCAACATCGACGCGCTGACCGTCGGTGGCCGCATCATCCAGGTGGGGGTCATGGGCGACCCCAGCGCCACCTTCCCCCTCGGTGCGCTGCTCCCCAAGCGAGCCAGTCTGATCGGCACCGTCCTGCGGTCACGTCCCATCGAGGAGAAGATCTCGGTCACCCAGCACTTCGCCAGGGAGATGCTGCCCCTCTTCGAGTCGCGAGCGCTGGTCCCGGTGATCGACAGCCGCTTCTCCCTCGAGCGGATCGCCGACGCGCACCGTCACATGGAGTCCAACGCCAACGTGGGCAAGATCGTGGTCGAGCTGTGA
- a CDS encoding GNAT family N-acetyltransferase, with protein MEIRPVRDEEHSELADITVAAYLGIGHVDDEYEPELRDVAGRVAGAEVFVAVDEDGRLLGGVTYVPDRASPYAEFDAEHAAGVRMLAVRPDAQGQGVGEALTLECVQRAIAAGRTELILHSGLTMTAAHRMYEKLGFERDPNLDWWPTPGIELLGYRMHLDSRS; from the coding sequence GTGGAGATCAGACCGGTACGCGACGAGGAGCACTCCGAGCTCGCCGACATCACCGTCGCCGCCTACCTCGGCATCGGACACGTCGACGACGAGTACGAGCCGGAGCTGCGAGACGTGGCGGGGCGGGTGGCAGGTGCCGAGGTGTTCGTGGCGGTCGACGAGGACGGGAGACTGCTCGGCGGTGTCACCTACGTGCCCGATCGGGCGTCGCCCTACGCGGAGTTCGACGCCGAGCACGCGGCGGGCGTGCGCATGCTGGCGGTGCGTCCCGATGCCCAGGGCCAGGGTGTCGGCGAGGCCCTCACCCTCGAATGTGTGCAGCGGGCCATCGCCGCTGGTCGCACCGAGCTCATCTTGCACTCGGGTCTGACCATGACCGCCGCGCACCGCATGTACGAGAAGCTCGGATTCGAGCGCGACCCCAACCTCGATTGGTGGCCGACACCGGGCATCGAGCTGCTCGGCTACCGCATGCACCTCGACTCAAGGAGCTGA
- a CDS encoding DUF971 domain-containing protein produces the protein MGNSEVRDITVNREGGVDIEFIDGHRCTFALEELRLACPCASCRGARDKGQAPWPTPRSPQPLTITDAELVGAWGLSITWNDGHSTGIYPWDSLRRWCEQGRPDYPPDSGLGGVGGSAPEGA, from the coding sequence GTGGGAAACAGCGAGGTTCGCGACATCACCGTCAACCGCGAAGGTGGCGTCGACATCGAGTTCATCGACGGACACCGTTGCACCTTCGCCTTGGAGGAGCTGAGGCTGGCCTGTCCGTGCGCGTCGTGCCGCGGCGCCCGCGACAAGGGACAGGCGCCGTGGCCGACGCCGCGATCGCCTCAACCGCTCACCATCACCGACGCCGAGCTGGTCGGCGCATGGGGCTTGTCGATCACCTGGAACGACGGCCACTCCACCGGCATCTACCCGTGGGACTCGCTTCGACGGTGGTGCGAGCAGGGACGACCGGACTACCCGCCCGACTCGGGCCTCGGCGGGGTCGGCGGGTCGGCCCCCGAAGGAGCCTGA